The following coding sequences lie in one Miscanthus floridulus cultivar M001 chromosome 9, ASM1932011v1, whole genome shotgun sequence genomic window:
- the LOC136481254 gene encoding uncharacterized protein isoform X1, with amino-acid sequence MTMISLTGLTALSAGLLLIFSSLLLQAQAGGASGGEESYVPVRRVVYRSISPAAMTEAAAPYEPFEVCRRCRCCASPSNASSCVDTSCCYAINCNLPGKPFGTCAFLPKTCGCGAANNCTQPAS; translated from the exons ATGACGATGATCTCCCTCACCGGCTTGACCGCGCTATCTGCCGGCCTCCTGCTCATCTTCTCCTCCTTGCTGCTGCAAGCTCAAG CAGGAGGAGCCAGCGGCGGCGAGGAGTCGTACGTGCCGGTGCGGAGAGTGGTGTACCGGTCCATATCACCGGCGGCGATGACAGAAGCAGCGGCGCCGTACGAACCGTTCGAGGTGTGCCGGAGGTGCCGGTGCTGCGCGTCGCCGTCCAACGCGAGCAGCTGCGTGGACACGAGCTGCTGCTACGCCATCAACTGCAACCTCCCCGGCAAGCCCTTCGGCACCTGCGCCTTCCTTCCGAAGACCTGCGGCTGCGGCGCCGCCAACAACTGCACCCAGCCGGCGTCCTGA
- the LOC136481254 gene encoding uncharacterized protein isoform X2 — translation MTMISLTGLTALSAGLLLIFSSLLLQAQGGASGGEESYVPVRRVVYRSISPAAMTEAAAPYEPFEVCRRCRCCASPSNASSCVDTSCCYAINCNLPGKPFGTCAFLPKTCGCGAANNCTQPAS, via the exons ATGACGATGATCTCCCTCACCGGCTTGACCGCGCTATCTGCCGGCCTCCTGCTCATCTTCTCCTCCTTGCTGCTGCAAGCTCAAG GAGGAGCCAGCGGCGGCGAGGAGTCGTACGTGCCGGTGCGGAGAGTGGTGTACCGGTCCATATCACCGGCGGCGATGACAGAAGCAGCGGCGCCGTACGAACCGTTCGAGGTGTGCCGGAGGTGCCGGTGCTGCGCGTCGCCGTCCAACGCGAGCAGCTGCGTGGACACGAGCTGCTGCTACGCCATCAACTGCAACCTCCCCGGCAAGCCCTTCGGCACCTGCGCCTTCCTTCCGAAGACCTGCGGCTGCGGCGCCGCCAACAACTGCACCCAGCCGGCGTCCTGA
- the LOC136481255 gene encoding uncharacterized protein encodes MARRRPSAPMTMISLTGFTALSAGLLLIFVSSFLLQAQGGSSSEESSYVPVRRVVYRSMSPAAAAAMTEAAAAPYEPFEVCQGCRCCSSSSNSSSCVDTSCCYAIDCDLPGKPYGTCAFTPQTCGCGAANNCTQPSS; translated from the exons ATGGCTCGACGACGCCCTTCAGCCCCCATGACGATGATCTCCCTCACCGGCTTCACCGCCCTATCTGCCGGCCTCCTGCTCATCTTCGTCTCCTCCTTCCTGCTGCAAGCTCAAG GAGGCAGCAGCAGCGAGGAGTCGTCGTACGTGCCGGTGCGGAGAGTGGTGTACCGGTCCATGTCaccggcggctgcggctgcgatgacagaagcggcggcggcgccgtacGAGCCGTTCGAGGTGTGCCAAGGCTGCCGGTGCTGCTCGTCGTCGTCTAACAGCAGCAGCTGCGTGGACACGAGCTGCTGCTACGCCATCGACTGCGACCTCCCCGGCAAGCCCTACGGCACCTGCGCCTTCACTCCGCAAACCTGCGGCTGCGGCGCCGCCAACAACTGCACCCAGCCGTCGTCCTGA